In a genomic window of Helianthus annuus cultivar XRQ/B chromosome 10, HanXRQr2.0-SUNRISE, whole genome shotgun sequence:
- the LOC110886139 gene encoding protein FAR1-RELATED SEQUENCE 5, giving the protein MWHIMKKLPTKIAGDLLQNSELRALMHRLVWSIHMKPSTFETRWQLLMEEYGLQDHDWLNDMYSIRDQWVPAYFHDIPMCCLMKTTSRCESSNSSFKINSSSANTLVQFMLCYETRIDNQRCRQRVAEFKTSSSVFMDTIDLAIEKHAFELYTHAIFTEVRKEIYKGKLFCYIVNTEDCDDVCVYYVNQLDKRNNATNTFTVKLELRNQSVSCSCNNFIRIGYLCRHIFCVYRVNNIEKIPAQFVVKRWTRDVLPKSLFSIESRYGVDTRPQAAAEVRFLRL; this is encoded by the exons ATGTGGCATATTATGAAGAAACTTCCCACCAAG ATTGCTGGAGACCTGTTACAAAACTCTGAGCTAAGAGCATTGATGCATCGTTTGGTGTGGAGTATTCACATGAAGCCATCTACATTTGAGACGCGTTGGCAACTTTTGATGGAGGAATATGGGTTACAAGATCACGACTGGTTGAATGATATGTACTCAATTAGGGACCAATGGGTACCTGCCTACTTCCATGATATCCCAATGTGTTGTCTGATGAAGACTACATCAAGATGTGAAAGTTCTAACTCAAGCTTCAAGATCAACTCTTCTAGCGCTAACACACTAGTTCAGTTCATGCTATGTTACGAAACTAGGATAGACAATCAGCGTTGCAGGCAACGTGTTGCAGAGTTTAAAACTTCATCTAGTGTATTCATGGACACTATTGACTTAGCTATTGAGAAGCATGCTTTTGAGTTGTATACACATGCAATTTTCACAGAAGTAAGAAAAGAGATATACAAGGGGAAGCTGTTTTGTTACATTGTAAACACGGAGGATTGTGATGATGTTTGTGTTTACTATGTGAATCAGTTGGACAAACGAAACAATGCAACCAACACATTCACG GTTAAACTTGAGTTGAGAAATCAGTCGGTCTCTTGTTCATGCAACAACTTCATCCGTATTGGATATCTGTGTAGGCACATTTTTTGTGTTTACCGGGTAAACAATATTGAAAAAATCCCGGCACAGTTTGTTGTTAAGCGTTGGACTAGGGACGTGCttccaaaaagtttattttcaatTGAGAGTCGATATGGCGTTGACACCCGTCCACAAGCTGCTGCGGAAGTCAGATTCTTGAGATTGTAA
- the LOC110886140 gene encoding AAA-ATPase At5g57480, with protein MKELWTTMASLMGVLAFFQTLIHTVVPPELRFAVLKLFQRLFNCFSAYCYYEITEIDGVNTNELYNAVQLYLSSAASSSAFTSSNRLSLTRGLNSSVITYGLANNDRLSDVFRGVPVVWEHIVTPRQSQTFSWRPMPEEKRGFTLRINKKNNALLKDYLEFITEKAGEIRRKNQDRLLYTNSRGGSLDSRGHPWESVPFKHPSTFDTLAMDPMMKVQIMCDLSDFANGEEFYKRTGRAWKRGYLLYGPPGTGKSSMIAAMANHLGYDIYDLELTEVNTNSELRKLLMKTSSKSIIVIEDIDCSINLTNRKKSNGGSADSVSGKRSGPSGSPGPAGTGPGDLDGSGNNNSITLSGLLNFTDGLWSCCGSERIFVFTTNHIEKLDPALLRSGRMDMHVFMSYCSFPSLKILLKNYLGIDLVDIEKDVLDELAAVIDAAEMTPADVSEVLIKNRRDNDRAVKELLEALKTRAEKKRVDMRRRVEVEEAEEEEKRALDSPKDGSGAVKCGDDVEGDYKKGDEDNGVD; from the coding sequence ATGAAGGAGCTCTGGACAACCATGGCTTCTCTAATGGGCGTTCTAGCCTTCTTCCAAACTCTCATCCACACCGTGGTCCCACCCGAGCTCCGTTTCGCCGTTTTAAAACTCTTCCAACGCCTCTTTAACTGTTTCTCAGCCTATTGTTACTACGAAATAACCGAAATCGACGGTGTCAACACCAACGAACTCTACAACGCGGTGCAACTTTACCTCTCATCCGCCGCTTCTTCCTCGGCTTTCACCTCTTCGAACCGGTTATCGCTCACCCGCGGTCTTAACTCCTCCGTCATAACCTACGGGTTGGCCAACAACGATCGTCTGTCTGACGTGTTTCGCGGCGTCCCCGTTGTGTGGGAACACATCGTGACGCCGCGACAGTCGCAGACGTTCTCTTGGCGCCCAATGCCGGAGGAGAAGCGCGGGTTCACCCTCCGGATTAATAAGAAAAATAATGCTCTTCTAAAAGATTACCTCGAGTTCATTACTGAGAAAGCGGGTGAGATTAGGAGGAAAAACCAGGACAGATTGCTTTACACGAATTCCCGCGGAGGTTCTTTAGACTCCCGCGGGCATCCGTGGGAATCTGTCCCGTTTAAACATCCGAGCACGTTTGATACGCTCGCGATGGATCCAATGATGAAAGTACAGATAATGTGCGACCTGTCTGATTTCGCTAACGGGGAGGAATTCTATAAAAGAACCGGCCGTGCGTGGAAACGTGGGTATTTGTTGTACGGTCCACCCGGTACCGGAAAGTCAAGTATGATCGCGGCAATGGCGAATCATCTCGGGTATGATATCTACGATCTCGAGTTAACCGAAGTCAACACGAATTCGGAGCTCCGAAAGTTGCTTATGAAGACAAGTTCAAAATCAATTATTGTGATCGAAGACATTGATTGTTCGATAAATCTTACAAATCGTAAAAAAAGCAACGGTGGATCAGCGGATAGTGTTTCGGGTAAGAGATCTGGTCCATCTGGGTCCCCTGGCCCGGCTGGGACTGGTCCAGGGGATCTGGATGGTAGTGGGAATAATAATTCCATTACTTTATCCGGGTTATTAAACTTTACGGACGGGTTATGGTCGTGTTGCGGGTCGGAGCGGATATTCGTTTTCACAACTAATCACATTGAGAAACTTGACCCGGCATTGTTGCGGAGCGGGCGAATGGATATGCATGTGTTTATGAGCTACTGTTCATTTCCTTCACTAAAAATTTTGTTGAAAAATTATTTGGGTATTGACTTGGTGGATATTGAAAAGGATGTTTTGGATGAGCTGGCGGCGGTGATCGATGCGGCGGAGATGACTCCGGCGGATGTTAGTGAGGTGTTGATAAAAAACCGGCGAGATAATGATCGCGCAGTTAAGGAGTTATTAGAGGCGTTGAAGACAAGAGCGGAGAAAAAACGGGTGGATATGAGGCGGCGGGTCGAGGTAGAGGAGGCGGAAGAGGAAGAGAAGAGGGCGTTGGATAGTCCGAAAGATGGTAGTGGTGCGGTGAAATGTGGCGATGACGTGGAGGGGGATTATAAGAAAGGTGATGAGGATAATGGGGTTGATTAA